The region GAGCTTGCCGCCCTCGGAGATGGTGGCGATGTAGACCTCTTTGTCGAGGATCTCGACGTCGCCGTCGGCCTCGATCATGCCGCTGGTGACGACGCCCGGCTGGTCGGACTTCAGGTAGATGGCCTTGGGGCCTTCGCCGTTCAGCTTGAAGGGCACCTGCTTGAGGTTGAGGATGATGTCGGTGGCGTCCTCGACCACGCCCTGGATGGACTGGAACTCGTGGAGCACGCCCTCGATCTTGACGGCGGTGACGGCCGCGCCCTCGATGGAGCTGAGCAGGACGCGCCGCAGGGCGTTGCCCACGGTGGTGCCGAAGCCGCGCTCGAAGGGCTGCGCCCAGAAGCGGCCGTACTTGTCGGTGAGCGTCTCGGTGTCGGTGGCTAGACGCTTGGGTTTCTGAAAACCTTTCCAAAGTACCATTTGCGTTTTTCTCCTTCGCCCATTCGGCTCACCGCGGCCTCCCCATGCGGCCCGCATGAGGTCGTGCTCCGCAGCGGCCCATCTGGTGCGAATGCGGGCCGAAAACTGTTTGGCGCGCGAACGGCGGGCGAGTCGCCCGCCTCCCCACGCTACTTGCTGTACAGCTCGACGATGAGCTGCTCGTTCACCGGCATCTGGATCTCTTCGCGCTTGGGCAGCGAAAGGACCTTGGCGGTGAAGTTATCGCGGTCGGCGGAGATCCACGTGGGCACCGCCTGGTGCGAGGTGACTTCCTTGGCCTGCTCGACGACGGTGAGCTTGCGGCTCTTCTCGCGGATGGCGATGGTGTCGCCGGTCGAGACCTGGTACGACGGGATGTTGACCTTCTTGCCGTTGACCTCGATGTGGCCGTGGCGAACGAGCTGTCGCGCCTGGCGCCGCGCGACCGCGAACCCGAGGCGGTAGACGACGTTGTCGAGACGGCGCTCGAGCTGCTGGAGGAGCGCTTCGCCGGTCACGCCCTTGGAGCGCGCGGCCTTCTCGAAGTAATTGCGGAACTGCTTCTCGAGCGTGAAGTACATGCGCTTGGTCTTCTGCTTCTCGCGCAGCTGGAGGCCGTAGCCGACGATCTTGGCCTTGCGGTCCTTGCCATGCTGACCGGGAGCGAAGTTGCGCTTCTCCACCGGGCACTTCTCGGTGAAGCACTTCTGCCCCTTGAGGAACAACTTCATGCCCTCGCGGCGGCAGAGACGACAGACTGCATCTTTGTAACGAGCCATTCTTCTCCTTCTTCCTTGTTTCGGGGTCGATCAGTTTACGCGCGACGGAGGGCGCTTCTTCCTGATCCATTCTCAGTACCGAGTACCGAGTCGTGGTGCGCTCCATTCGGCGCGCACCGGTATTGCTTACACTCTGCGGCGCTTCGGCGGACGGCACCCGTTGTGCGGGATCGGGGTGACGTCGCGGATGGAGCGCACCTCGATGCCGGCGGCAGCGAGCGCGCGGATGGCGGACTCGCGACCCGAACCCGGACCCGAGACGCGGACATCCACCGAGCGCAGGCCGTGCTCGCGCGCCATGTTGGCGGCGTTCATGGCCGCCTGCTGCGCGGCGAAGGGCGTGCCCTTGCGCGAGCCGCGGAAGCCGAGCGAGCCCGAGCTCTTCCAGGAGATCGTCTGGCCACCCTGGTCGGTGATGGTCACGATGGTGTTGTTGAACGACGCCTGGATGTGCACGAGCCCGTGCGGGACGTGCTTCTTCTCGCGCTTCTTGAAGGCCTTCTTCTTGCCCTTCTTTTCGGGCGCTCCGGTTGCAGGCGCTCCGGCTGCGGCGCCGGCCTGGGCTGAGGGCTGCTTGGGTTCTTTCGCCATTATGTCTTCGCGACCGCCTTTTTCTTGTTCGCCACCGTGCCCTTGCGCGGTCCCTTGCGGGTGCGGGCGTTGGTGTGCGTGCGCTGCCCGCGGACGGGCAGGTTCTTGCGGTGCCGGGAGCCGCGGTACGAGCCGATCTCGATGAGGCGCTTGATGTGGAGCTGGACATCCTTGCGGAGGTCGCCCTCGACGCCGCCTTCGCCCTCGATGACCTGGCGGATGCGGTTGACCTCTTCTTCGTTGAGGTCCTGCACCTTCTTGGTGGGCTCGACGTTGGCGGCCGCGACGATGCGGCGCGAGCGCGGATGCCCGATGCCGTAGATGTAGGTGAGCGCGACGTCCACGTGCTTGTTACGCGGGAGATCGACGCCTGCAATGCGTGCCATGGATTATCCCTGCCTCTGTTTGTGCTTCGAATTCTCGCAGATCACGCGCACCACACCCTTGCGGTGGATGATCTTGCACTTGTCGCAAATCTTCTTGACCGATGCCCGAACTTTCATAAAACCGTTTCTCGTTTCTTGTTTCTTGTTTCTCGAAAGACCAAAACCTACTTGTAGCGATACACGATGCGGCCGCGCGTCAGGTCGTAGGGCGAGAGTTCCACCGCGACCCGGTCGCCCGGAAGGATGCGGATGAAGTTCTTGCGCATGCGTCCGGAGACATGGGCGAGGACCTGATGCTTGTTCTCCAGTTCCACCCGGAACATGGCGTTGGGCAGGGGTTCCAGGACCACTGCCATGACTTCAATCGCGTCTTCCTTGCTCATTTACCTCTTTCAGTCGCCCCTACGGGGCTTCGTTCCGCTTCGCTACCTGACCCAGCGCTAAAGCGCTGGGCTAAACTCGATCGCCGGAACGCGGCTTGTTCCCTTGCCCGACCCGGCGGGGCGAGTCGCCCGCCTGCACATAATCCTTCTAGGCCGTAAGCACCAGCGGGCCGTCTTTCGTGACGGCGACGCAATGCTCGAAGTGCGCGCTGATCGAGCCGTCCTCGGTCACCGCGGTCCAGTTATCGGCGAGCACGCGCGCGCCCGGCTTGCCGGCGTTGACCATCGGTTCGATGGCCAGCACCATGCCCTCCCGCAGCCGCGCGCCGTGACCCGGCGTCCCGAAATTGGGGACCTGCGGGTCTTCGTGCAGCTTGGTGCCGATGCCGTGGCCGACGAAATCGCGCACCACGCTGAAGCCGTTGGCCTCGACGACTTCCTGCACGGCGGCGCCGACGTCGCCGACGGTGTTGCCGATGCGCACCTTCTCGATGGCGCGCGCCAGCGAAGCCTCGGTCACCTGGAGCAGCTTCTGCGCCGTCGGCGTGATCTTCTCGCCGACGGCGACGGTGATGGCCGCGTCGCCGTAGTAGCCGTCGAGCACCACGCCGCAGTCGATGGAGACGATGTCGCCATCCGCCAGCTTGCGCTTCTCCGACGGGATGCCATGCACGATCTCGTTGTTCACGCTCGTGCACAACACGCAGGGATAATCGTGATATCCCTTGAACGCCGGCTTGGCGCCCAGCTCGCGCACGCGCTTTTCCGCGTGCCGTTCCAGGTCCATCGTGCTGACTCCCGGCTTCGCCATCGCCCTGAGCTCGTCGAGCACCGTGCGGACGATCCCGCCGCTGCGGCGCATCTTTTCGAGCTCACTCGCTGACTTACAGACGATGGGCATCCTCGTGTTCACGGCCGCGCCTTATCGAGCGCGGCAAACGCCTGTCCGGTCACGTCGTCGATCGCCTTGGCGCCGTCGAGCGCGCGCAAGCGCCCCTGCGACTGGTAGTAGTCGGTCAGAGGCGCCGTCTGCCGCTCGTAGGCTTTCAGGCGTTCGGCGATGACTTCCTCGGTGTCGTCCTTGCGCGTGACGAGCTTCGCCCCGTCGACGTCACAAAGCTCATCGACCTTGGGAGGTTGCAGATGAACGTTGTAGATGCGACC is a window of Terriglobales bacterium DNA encoding:
- the rpsD gene encoding 30S ribosomal protein S4, whose amino-acid sequence is MARYKDAVCRLCRREGMKLFLKGQKCFTEKCPVEKRNFAPGQHGKDRKAKIVGYGLQLREKQKTKRMYFTLEKQFRNYFEKAARSKGVTGEALLQQLERRLDNVVYRLGFAVARRQARQLVRHGHIEVNGKKVNIPSYQVSTGDTIAIREKSRKLTVVEQAKEVTSHQAVPTWISADRDNFTAKVLSLPKREEIQMPVNEQLIVELYSK
- the rpsK gene encoding 30S ribosomal protein S11, with product MAKEPKQPSAQAGAAAGAPATGAPEKKGKKKAFKKREKKHVPHGLVHIQASFNNTIVTITDQGGQTISWKSSGSLGFRGSRKGTPFAAQQAAMNAANMAREHGLRSVDVRVSGPGSGRESAIRALAAAGIEVRSIRDVTPIPHNGCRPPKRRRV
- the rpsM gene encoding 30S ribosomal protein S13 gives rise to the protein MARIAGVDLPRNKHVDVALTYIYGIGHPRSRRIVAAANVEPTKKVQDLNEEEVNRIRQVIEGEGGVEGDLRKDVQLHIKRLIEIGSYRGSRHRKNLPVRGQRTHTNARTRKGPRKGTVANKKKAVAKT
- the rpmJ gene encoding 50S ribosomal protein L36, whose product is MKVRASVKKICDKCKIIHRKGVVRVICENSKHKQRQG
- the infA gene encoding translation initiation factor IF-1 encodes the protein MSKEDAIEVMAVVLEPLPNAMFRVELENKHQVLAHVSGRMRKNFIRILPGDRVAVELSPYDLTRGRIVYRYK
- the map gene encoding type I methionyl aminopeptidase, coding for MPIVCKSASELEKMRRSGGIVRTVLDELRAMAKPGVSTMDLERHAEKRVRELGAKPAFKGYHDYPCVLCTSVNNEIVHGIPSEKRKLADGDIVSIDCGVVLDGYYGDAAITVAVGEKITPTAQKLLQVTEASLARAIEKVRIGNTVGDVGAAVQEVVEANGFSVVRDFVGHGIGTKLHEDPQVPNFGTPGHGARLREGMVLAIEPMVNAGKPGARVLADNWTAVTEDGSISAHFEHCVAVTKDGPLVLTA